The region TTAGTCAGAAGCTTGGAGAACATGATGCGAATACCGATTCTCGCAACGATTGTGCTGATGATCTTTATCCCCTCTGCTTCTTTCTCGCAACTGGTTCCTCCCGAACAAGTCGAACCTGTTGGGCCACCCCTCTTTGTTGTGACGGTCAACGGCAAAGCGGGGTTTATGGATCCCGAAGGCAAGATTGTCATCAAGCCTGCTTTCGAACAGGCACTGCCTTTTCACGATGGACTCGCAGCCGTTCTTCAGCAAGGCCAGTGGGGGTTTATTGACACAACCGGGCGCATGGTCATCGAACCGCAATTCATCAGCGTGGGTTCCTTTTCCGAGGGTCTGGCCAAGTTTCAGGACAAGCGGCACACCGACAAACTGGGCTACATCGATAAGACGGGCCAGGTGGTCATTCAACCACAGTTCGATGCTGCGGAAGAGTTTCGCAATGGAATCGCCCGGGTGGGTGTTGCCACTTACAAAGGGATCCTGCTCAGTCTGATTGCCGACGTGGGGGTCGAGTGCAGTTACAAGTTTATTGACCGTGCCGGCAATCGTGTCCCGGAACCTCTTCCCGAACATTACGCCACGGGCGAGCAGGACGAACTCATTCCTTTCCGCAAGCAGGGTCTGTATGGCTATGTGAATGCTGAGGGACAGGTCGTCATCGAGCCGCAATTTGAGTACGCCGCTGCTTTCTCCGAAGGGCTGGCCAGAGCTTATAAAAACCGGTTAAGCGGCTACATCGACAAACGCGGCGAGTGGGCCATTCCCCCACGCTTCGAGTACGCCAACGATTTTTCGGAAGGGCTTGCTGGCGTCAATCTCGGCGAAGAAGGCTGGGGTTTCATCGATCGCTCGGGCCAACCAGTGATTCCTGGTCGATACGGCTGGATCTACGGCGGCTTTCGCCACGGCGTGGCCGAGGTCGCTTTTGACCGCAAACAGGGCTATATCAACAAAAAAGGCGAATGGATCCGACCACTCGGCGAATAGGAGATCTTCAACACATGTAACGACGCCATCGTCAAGAGAAGTGCGGCCGGGTGGAGTTAAGGCTCTGCGCAACCCACCAGTTCTTCTGCTCATCCTCGAAGCGTTCATCAACTCCGGACGGGATCATACTATTCACCGGGGCAGAATTTGCCCAGACGTAGCTCGGCACGTCGTGAGTGACGGCCGCCATACAAAACGCCAATAGATCGCTAAAATTCTTCGACACAAGTTAATTCCTGCAGGTAATCAATAGGCAAAGGTTAAGTTCGATGATCTTTCGATGCGGGCTCATCATCGCTGCGTTGCTGCTGGTCGCTCAAATCGCGGATGCTCGGCCGAAGGATTTTCTTAAGAAGAGCGATGCCTGGTTTGCGGGAGACGAGGCACAGCGAATTGCGAAAAGTATTCTCTCGTTCCAGAGTGAAACCGGCGGCTGGCCCAAGAATGTTGATACAACGGCCGCTCGCTATACCGGCGATCGCTCACAGCTCAAAGGGACTTACGATAACGGAGCGACGACCGATGAATTGCGATTTCTGGCTCGTATCTATAAGGCCACAAAAGATTCCAAGTACCACCAGTCGTTTGACCGTGGCCTCGCATACATCCTGAAAGGGCAATACCAGAACGGCGGCTGGCCCCAATTCTCACCGCCGGGTGCGGGCTATCATCGCCATATCACATTCAATGATGGTGCGATGGTGCGTCTGCTCGAATTCCTGCGGGAAGTCGCGACAGCAGATCGATACGAGTTCGTCGATGACCATCGCCGCCAGGCGGCAACCATTGCTGTGAGCCGGGGAATCGACTGCATTCTCAAGTGTCAGATCCGGGTTGAGGGCACATTGACAGTCTGGTGCGCGCAGCACGACGAAATCGACTTTCGCCCACAGCCTGCGAGAACGTTTGAACTGGCAACGCTCAGCGGGTGCGAATCGGCAGGAATCACCCGCTTTCTGATGAGCATTGATGATCCATCGCCCGAGATTGTGCAGTCTGTGGATGCCGCGATCGCGTGGTTCGAGCGATCAAAACTCACAGGCATTCGCGTGGCCACCGAGAAAGACAAGAAAGGCCCCGAAGGGATCAATCGAGTGGTGGTGGCTGATGAACATGCTCCTCCGCTATGGGCTCGTTTCTACCAGATCGAGACCAATCAGCCGGTCTTCGTTGATCGCGACGGGATTCCTAAAGCGACGCTGGCTGAGATTGGCTACGAACGACGCAATGGCTACGCCTGGTACGGCACCTGGCCGCAAAAACTCCTGAGCGATGATTACCCCAAATGGAGGCGGAAAATCTCGCTCAAAGTGAGTTCATAGCGACGATATCTATTGAATAACTGATGCCGCGCTTATGGAGAATTTTCGTCAATCGCAAGCTGGGGAAGTTTGGCACCGTAATAAACAGCTCGGTGACGGTTATCGTCGTAAGCAAAGTGGAGATAACCATCCTCGCTGACAAACCCATCCGGATAATTCAGTCGCCCCTGAGAGCCATCTGAAGACTCTTTAACCAGCACCCTTCGATAAGGCCATGTTTTCATCCCATCATAGCTGACCCATAAGGAAAGGGGACTGCGGTGACTGGAATTGGGATTATGCAGCATGGCGACACCATTATCACGCAGCTTGTAAATGGTCGCCTTCGAACCAGGATTCGGAATCTCGGTTTTTTGAGCAAAATTTGGCCAGGTCTTGCCGCCATCTATTGATTCGGCCATGTATAGCACACCACCGAGTCGATCCCCACGAATGATCATTTTGATCGTACCGTCGTCCAGCTCGACGATATTGTTCTCAGCCCAGCCATGGTAGCGATCATCTGTGGTGAGACGGATGTTGCCGTACTCTGTCCACGTTTCCCCCTGATCACTGCTGATGAGCACTCCGTTTCGCGGATTGCTCACATAATGCCTTAGCGCCTTGTGCCAGGGGCGATCTTCCGCGGGTGGCGGAGGAACATCTGGTCCCGGCCCTTCATAATGCTGGAAGGGAACCATAATTCGCCCATCCTTCGTGACGATGTGGTTGCGAATGAACGTGAACTGGCCCAATCGTCCTGGCAGCAATCTGGGTTTGCTCCAGGCCCGGCCCTGATTGGGACTGGTCATGATCCATGATTGCCAGTTTCGGCCCCACGTTTCAGAGTGCGTCGAAAAGAACATGGTTAACTTGCCGCGATGCACCATCACCTCGGTCGCACCTTGTCCACTGGTGAGACCACTGCGCGGCAGACCGGTGGGAACCTCCTGGATCGCAGACCAGGTCTTTCCCTGATCCAGACTTTTGACGACGCCTATGTAGTTCCCTGGCGATGGTTCGATGTCGTCACCCGCCAGCAGGTAGAGCGCCCACGATTTATCCGGCAACTGACGCAGTGTCGTGTCGCAAACCAATTTGTTCGGTGTGATACCATCATAGGCAATCGTTGTACGGTCGAACTCCGCATTCTGCAGAGCTTTGTCTTTCCATCGACCCTGCGAACCTTCGACCATGGCGAGAAGTTTCACGTCAATTGGCTGCGCCACGGGGTCTTTTTTCACGCCGGGCAATTTTGATTCGAGAAGCCCGCCCATGGCCTTGGTGATCACTCCCTGAAGGCGTGCATCGTGTGAAACAATTTTTCCAGCTGCCACATCCTCTTCCCGAAAAACAGCCAGCTGCACTTCCCGCTCTTTCGCCCGCTCGCGGTCATACGAAATGTAGATTCTTCCATCGGGAGCCTGAAAACCATCCGGGTAGGAAACTCCTCCCCGGTCATCGAGCATCAGTCCGCCGCCCCAGGTTTGGCCCTCATCATGTGAGAGGAACGCCATCAGTCGTGTCCGATGTTTTGTGCGTTCATCCACCTGGCCATGCCTGACCAGCAGCAGGCTTCCTGAAGCCAACCGACGGATATGAAATCTCGTCGGGATATGCGGCATCGCCATTTCAGGCTGACTCCAGGTCTTTCCCTGATCTTGCGAGAGACTTTCAAACATCCCTTCTGTGGTGCGGGCCAGCATCCAGAGTGTGCCATCCTTGCGTTCGATAATCATATGTTCGTCAAACTGCGGGCCAGGAAAGGCGACGCCGCCACGATAGTTCCACGTCTTTCCTTGATCTTGGGAAACCAGGACATTGGCCTTGCGGTAAGGGTCGAGTTCTGGAGCAGCGGTTTTGAGTTCCGCAGGACCGATCTTGCCGCGATCCCATAATGAAACGGGAAGCATCCATTCCCCCGACTTGAGGACAGTCGGTTTATTGAGCGTGCAACCATCCCAGATCCGGCGTGGAGCCGACCAGACAGGAGATGCAGCATCGGGGTCATCGCACGTGATCGCCCAGTTCCCGGCACGACCATCAAAATAGCCCATCGATTGATCGAAAAAGAGCCAGAGTCTGCCGGTGGGATCAGTCCATAAATTTCCGACAAGAATCCGACGCTTCAAACCTGTGGGTGCTTCGGGTGGATCAATGACCAGTTGTGGCGACTTCCACGTCTGGCCATCGTCATCACTCAGGCCCAGCACAAAAAATCCTTTCTCGCTGTCTCCACCCGCCACCCAGGCGGCCCACAAACGTCCTTTGGACGTTCGTTCAATCCCGATGGTCATGGAGTAGTCAAGCTGCTCCGGCGAATATTCGGGCCCGGGATGGGTCTGAATCACCGGTGGAACCAGCGAAAGATCCAGAATCTCGCGTCCGGGCAAAGTCTCTGCCCCCAGAGTGACTTGCCCTCCCAGAAAGCAGCACACTCCTCCCAGGAATAACAAACTCAGACAGCGGGTGAACTCTTTGAGGTTCTCAGAAACAACAATGTATAAAGCGCGCGACCGAGGCATGAGCACGTGCCTTTCTCGCAAAAAAGGAGGAGATGTCAATCCGTGATGTAAACAAACCAGCTGTCAAACAAACCCAGGTGGCAAACAAAACCGAGTGGCAAAGAGCAAAGTCATTGACCAGCAGCAACTTCTTTGTAACGACTTGCCCGGCTCAAGGACAGAGGCCACAAGGCTCCCCAAGAGCAACAATCTTAAGAATCACCACAACCTCTTCGTCATGAACGACATGATGGAGAAACATTTTCATCTATACAGACTCTCTCTAGAATCTACGGACATTTAGACCCAAAGATAATCAACAACAGCCGTCATTGAATGTGTAGAATCTACAAGGCATTACTTATGAAATCACAGCTAACAAACGCTGGTAATACGATTGTTCCGGCGTATCTTGCACTCCTTGCGAGGGGATTGTCGATTGTCAAAGAACCATCAGCATTTACTGAGTCAGGCATGATTTGGGTTGCCGAAGACACAACGACTCAGTTTTCTGCCGAAGATCTGGTAACGCTCCTGGGCTTGGTGGCCATGCAAGAAACTCGGGGAGCAGGTTGGCAGGCATCGGACGAAGAAATTGAAAGTTTCTTCGCGAAATATGGTGTGCCTTGAAAGATGATTTATTCAAATTGCGTGAGCCTGATATCACTCAGATGGATCCTGTCACTCAGCTTCAAACGTCGAGACAAGTGCCACTTTGGCGAATGGCTCGAATTCTGGGCTGGTCGCCTCTGGTGATGGCCATCCCGGTTTTCTTCATCATTGCCGAATGGATTCCTGACCGGAATCATGGGAGCATTGCCGACGGTTTTCGAAAACTCAATGTCTTCCTGGAAGTGATGGCCCCTTTGGCGATCATCTGTTGGGTGGCCGCAATCCTCATCATGATCTGGGCAAGTTTCTACTCATCGGCTCACAGCCGACAGAATTGGCGGTTAGCCGCCTTGATTTTCCTGGTTGGCCTGACACTGTTACTGATGGCTTAGTATTGTTACTGCTCAGTACGCTCAACACGTCTCAAGCAATACTTCTCCAGTGTTCTCCCATGAAATTGACACGCCGCCTGCTGTTGAAGATGGCATCAGCTTCTTGCTGGGACATTCTGTTCCCACTGAAGGCCTGTGATGCACTTGGGGGTTTGTCTTTCTTGATGATCAAGGGGGAGTTGGATAGGCAACTCGCAAGGAAATCAAAAGCTTCACGGGCAGTTTGGAGCCTTCTTTCCTGATCGCTATTTGTACCGAAATGAGTGGCAACGCGTGTTCGCTGAAAATTGATGATCATGCCGGCTGCCCGTTGGTCTTGGTTATCGGTAAGACAAAATGAGCAGCTAGCCTCTTCCGATCGATTACGTGCCACCTTTTTTGAGGGTAAGTCGTCCGACAAACTTTTTGCTGTGCATGTGAAAAAATCGTGAGATTGTGCTGAACCTTTTTCCGTGAAGCAGGGAATCAAAGGGCATGGAAGGCAATCGCACTTATTCCGAGAGCGAACTGATTCGCCGCATACAAGCGGGGGAGTCAGGTCTTTTTCAAGAACTTGCCCGCCGGCACTCAGAATCGTTGCTGCGTTGTGCCTTCACTCTTTGCCGAGACCAGCAGTTCTCAGAGGATCTGACGCAAGAAGCATTACTGGAAGGGTGGCGTTTCATCGGTCGATTCGATGGCCGGTGCCAGTTTTCCACCTGGTTGTACGGAATTTTAAGGCATCGATTCTTGAAATCTCTCAGACAGAAGTCGCTGCAAGAACCGCACTCGTGGCTTCTCGATGCAGCTTCTCTCATGACGGCTGAAACGATTGATCCTGTTCACCAATTGAAACTGAACGAAGACGCATCACGACTGCGGCAGGCGGTGGCTTTGCTTCCCGATGAACACCGCCAGGTGATCGAGCTTCGTTTTTTTGCCGAAGCGTCCCTCGAAGACATAGCGGCAGCACTCGATGTTCCGTTGGGAACAGTCAAATCGAGACTTCACAACGGTCTGGAAAAACTGCGGCAACAAAAAATCACTGTGAACCTTTTCTCGAACACCGGGGAATCAGGAGTGAAACCATGATGCACGATTCACTCACACCTTGTGAAACTCGCCTTGAGGAGATCAGCCTGCACGCTGCTGGCTGTCTGACGGAAAGCGAATCCCGCGAACTCCGGGAGCATCTTGGCCAATGTGCAGGATGCCAGGAGCGTTTTGTGGAAATGCAGAATCTCACAGGGGCCTTAAGGACTGCAAAACCTGAAGTTGATTCAGCCCGTGTGGCCCTCATCGAACAAACCCTTCTTTCGTTGAAGTCAGAGATACCCAGGAGAAAGCGATACTCTGTCACAGCGTTCGTGAGCGCCATACTGGTAGCTGCCGGTATTCTGGTGATGATAGGTCTTTTTAGCCCATTCTTCTCACGAGAACATCAGCCTTCAGTCGCGAGATCTGTCGATCCGACCCTGCCCACTCCTTCGCAGGTTGTCTCTGATGCTCCAGTCATCGTTGCGGATGCCTCCATTTCCCGGTCAGTGCCAACATTGATGGCACTTCGTCGAGCAGCGTCTGAGTCAGAGGAGTCCCTCGACAAACTCCTCGCTCAATGTTCGGAACATGTCTTTAACGATTCATCTCAACCTCCCTCTGTATGGCAAGGAAATGTACAATGAAACGAACAACGACCCTGCTGATTCTGGGATTACTGATATCTGGCGGAACTTCTTCACATCTCCGTGCTGAAGTCGTTCCTCAATCGGCGCCAGTTGTCAAGATGGCTGCTGCTCCCAACGCGGCTGTTATCTACTGGCAGGCCTTTTATGCGATCCCGAATCTGACTGAAGAGCAGAAGAAGGTTCTCGAAGCCGCCATTTCCAGCGACGAAGCACCAGTTTCTGATCAGCTAAAACCAATTTTTGCTCAATACCGTATTGCCTTGCATGAAATGCAGCGTGCCCGCCAGGTGACTCCTTGTGACTGGCAACTGGACATGAGCGCTGGCCCCGAATTACTGCTACCGCACGTCCAGAAATTGCGAGAACTCAGTCGCGTTAGTCTTCTCAGGGCTCGACAGCGGTTTGCTGAGGGTGAGAACGATGCAGCGATCGATGATGTTCTGGCAACTCTGAAAATGGCGCGGGATTGTGCCAGCAGTCCCCTTCTGATTTCGATTTTGGTCAATGCCTCGATTGAAAAGGCCGCCATTGACCTTCTGGCCCGCCAACTTCCGGCGTTAACAAAAGATCAACGGGATCGTCTTGAAAAAGAACTTGCACTGCTGCCACCAACGGTCACTGTTGCCACTGCCATGCAATGGGAAGGCGAGATTTTTGGTACCTGGTTGAAACGAAAACTAGAAGCCGAGATTCGACAGCAGGGCAATTCTCCCTCAATCGAAAAACTGTTTGCAGCGCTTTGTCTGTCGATCGGTGTCCCCTGCAATTTGGATCCCAAGCCAGAGGATCGTGAGGGACAGCGTCGGGCCGAGTTAATCAGAACTTTGTCAATTGCTGATATTCATGCACAAATTGATCAATTGAGCGATGATTTCAATACTCTGGCCCAAATTGCCAGCCTGCCGATCGATCAGCGAAAGGCCAAAGTCGACGCCTTTGAAAAGTCGATTGAAGCTGCCAAACAGTTAAAGGACAAGGCCGATTTAAGACGCTGCCTGACCATCACAGCTCTGCCATCAATTGGAAATGTCATCACTCGTGAAGAGCAACTGCATATTCGTCGTCAGTTACTGGAACAGGCGTTAAGGGTCCTCCGGGACGGTGAGAATTCATTGACACCAATCGACGGGAAAATGGTTCGATATCAGAAAATGGCCCATGGCTTTGAACTCCATTTATCAAGCAGCTCTGGTGATGTCATCTTGAAGGTTGGCACCGAGAGTTAGACTCATCGTTCCAGGGAAATCAAGATGATGTTCCATAACGATTGATCGGACGTCGCCTTGATTTTCCTCGTTGGTCTGACACTGATACTGATGACGTAGTATTATTACTGCTTCAAAACGCTCAATACCTCTCATGCAGTACCTCTTCAGAGTTCACCCATGAAATTGACACGCCGCCTGCTGCTGAAGATTGCCCCTGTGGTTCTGTTGGGACAGTCTTGTATTTCCCGCGCTTTTGCTGCTGCCGTGCCACCGTTTGGAGAGAAGTATCCCAACCTGGAATCGCTGACGACCGGCGAGTGGTGGAACAAAGGGGCGCTGGCGGCAACGCCGAATGCGAACAAGAACGCCAAGGGCAAAACCAAAGCGGCTGGCGGTCCGGCGGCACCGCCTTCGATGAATGTGCCGCGAGATGAGGTGGTCTGCTTCGCGTATTACACGCAGCAGAATGGCGTGCTGAAGCTGAGTGCCCAGCTCTTTCCACTAAAGCCCGATGAAGAGCGTGTGGCCAGGCTCGAAGTCCGACCCGCAGGCGAAGACTGGAAGGAGATCGCCAGAACTGAGGTGCTTTATCCGGGTTGGGATGCCCATTTTCGCGTCGAGGGCTGGGATGGTTCAAAGAACGTTCCCTATCGAGTGCGTCACGGCGAGAAGGCCATGTTTGAAGGCCTCATCCGTCGCGATCCTGTCGAGAAAGAGGTGATCGTTGTCGCCAACATGAGCTGTAACAGCAGTCGCACCATCGGACCACGCACAGAGATTGTCGATAACCTCCGCGCTCAGGATCCTGATGTTCTTTTCTTCGGTGGTGATCAGACCTATCGCCACACCGAACACACTGCCGGCTGGATTGAATTCGGCTTGCAGTTCCGCGACATCATCCGCGACCGGCCCACGGTCTGCATTCCCGACGATCACGATGTCGGCCATCCGAATCTCTGGGGCGAAGAAGGTGGTCAATCGCACATCGAAGGCGATGCGGACGGAGGCTATCGGTACCCGGTCGCATACGTCAATCAGGTCCAGCGGCAGCAATCATGGCATCTGCCCGATGCACCCGATCCCGCGCCAGTCAACCGGGATATTTCGGTCTATTTCACGCGAATGACTGTCGGTGGCATCGACTTTGCCATTCTCGAAGATCGAAAGTTCAAGACCGGTCCTGCTGGAATGATCCCGCAGATGGGACCGCGTCCTGACCATATCAATGATCCCTCGTATGACCCGAAGAGTATTGACCTGCCTGGTCTCGAACTGCTCGGCCCGCGACAGGAGAAGTTCCTGCACGAGTGGTCGCAGGATTACAGCGGCGGTGCCGAGATGAAATGTGTTCTTTCTGCGACCGCCTTTTGCGGAGCGGTCCATATGCATGGCGGACCGAACAGCCGACTGCTGGCCGATCTCGACTGCAATGGCTGGCCGCAAAGTGGTCGCAATCGTGCTCTCCGGGAGATTCGTCGCGCGTGGGCTCCGCATCTCTGTGGCGACCAGCATCTGGCGGTCGTCGTCAAGCATGGTATTGAGACGTTCGGCGACGGCCCGTTTGGTTTCACCAGTCCCGCCCTTGTGAACACAATCTATGGTCGCTGGTGGCATCCGCTGGATGAGCAGGCCGGGCCGAATCCCGTTCCGAACAGCCCATTGCCCTGGACTGGTGATTTCAAAGATGGACTTGGCAATCCGATCAGCATGCTGGCCTACGCCAACCCCGAGAACATTCAGAACGAACAGCAAAGGGCCGATGGCTACGGCCTGATCCGTTTCGACAAGAAGTCGCGAAAGATTACGTTCGAGTGCTGGCCGCGGTTTTCAAAGGTCAGCGAAGGAGACAAAGCCCAGTTCCCCGGCTGGCCAGTGACCATTGCGCTCGATGCTAACGATGGTCGCGCGATTCAAGGCTGGCTGCCGGAACTGATCTTCGAAGGGGTTGAGAATCCTGTGGTTCAGGTGATCGAGGAAGCGAC is a window of Planctopirus limnophila DSM 3776 DNA encoding:
- a CDS encoding WG repeat-containing protein, with the protein product MMRIPILATIVLMIFIPSASFSQLVPPEQVEPVGPPLFVVTVNGKAGFMDPEGKIVIKPAFEQALPFHDGLAAVLQQGQWGFIDTTGRMVIEPQFISVGSFSEGLAKFQDKRHTDKLGYIDKTGQVVIQPQFDAAEEFRNGIARVGVATYKGILLSLIADVGVECSYKFIDRAGNRVPEPLPEHYATGEQDELIPFRKQGLYGYVNAEGQVVIEPQFEYAAAFSEGLARAYKNRLSGYIDKRGEWAIPPRFEYANDFSEGLAGVNLGEEGWGFIDRSGQPVIPGRYGWIYGGFRHGVAEVAFDRKQGYINKKGEWIRPLGE
- the pelA gene encoding pectate lyase, coding for MIFRCGLIIAALLLVAQIADARPKDFLKKSDAWFAGDEAQRIAKSILSFQSETGGWPKNVDTTAARYTGDRSQLKGTYDNGATTDELRFLARIYKATKDSKYHQSFDRGLAYILKGQYQNGGWPQFSPPGAGYHRHITFNDGAMVRLLEFLREVATADRYEFVDDHRRQAATIAVSRGIDCILKCQIRVEGTLTVWCAQHDEIDFRPQPARTFELATLSGCESAGITRFLMSIDDPSPEIVQSVDAAIAWFERSKLTGIRVATEKDKKGPEGINRVVVADEHAPPLWARFYQIETNQPVFVDRDGIPKATLAEIGYERRNGYAWYGTWPQKLLSDDYPKWRRKISLKVSS
- a CDS encoding sialidase family protein, giving the protein MPRSRALYIVVSENLKEFTRCLSLLFLGGVCCFLGGQVTLGAETLPGREILDLSLVPPVIQTHPGPEYSPEQLDYSMTIGIERTSKGRLWAAWVAGGDSEKGFFVLGLSDDDGQTWKSPQLVIDPPEAPTGLKRRILVGNLWTDPTGRLWLFFDQSMGYFDGRAGNWAITCDDPDAASPVWSAPRRIWDGCTLNKPTVLKSGEWMLPVSLWDRGKIGPAELKTAAPELDPYRKANVLVSQDQGKTWNYRGGVAFPGPQFDEHMIIERKDGTLWMLARTTEGMFESLSQDQGKTWSQPEMAMPHIPTRFHIRRLASGSLLLVRHGQVDERTKHRTRLMAFLSHDEGQTWGGGLMLDDRGGVSYPDGFQAPDGRIYISYDRERAKEREVQLAVFREEDVAAGKIVSHDARLQGVITKAMGGLLESKLPGVKKDPVAQPIDVKLLAMVEGSQGRWKDKALQNAEFDRTTIAYDGITPNKLVCDTTLRQLPDKSWALYLLAGDDIEPSPGNYIGVVKSLDQGKTWSAIQEVPTGLPRSGLTSGQGATEVMVHRGKLTMFFSTHSETWGRNWQSWIMTSPNQGRAWSKPRLLPGRLGQFTFIRNHIVTKDGRIMVPFQHYEGPGPDVPPPPAEDRPWHKALRHYVSNPRNGVLISSDQGETWTEYGNIRLTTDDRYHGWAENNIVELDDGTIKMIIRGDRLGGVLYMAESIDGGKTWPNFAQKTEIPNPGSKATIYKLRDNGVAMLHNPNSSHRSPLSLWVSYDGMKTWPYRRVLVKESSDGSQGRLNYPDGFVSEDGYLHFAYDDNRHRAVYYGAKLPQLAIDENSP
- a CDS encoding RNA polymerase sigma factor — protein: MEGNRTYSESELIRRIQAGESGLFQELARRHSESLLRCAFTLCRDQQFSEDLTQEALLEGWRFIGRFDGRCQFSTWLYGILRHRFLKSLRQKSLQEPHSWLLDAASLMTAETIDPVHQLKLNEDASRLRQAVALLPDEHRQVIELRFFAEASLEDIAAALDVPLGTVKSRLHNGLEKLRQQKITVNLFSNTGESGVKP
- a CDS encoding metallophosphoesterase family protein, producing MKLTRRLLLKIAPVVLLGQSCISRAFAAAVPPFGEKYPNLESLTTGEWWNKGALAATPNANKNAKGKTKAAGGPAAPPSMNVPRDEVVCFAYYTQQNGVLKLSAQLFPLKPDEERVARLEVRPAGEDWKEIARTEVLYPGWDAHFRVEGWDGSKNVPYRVRHGEKAMFEGLIRRDPVEKEVIVVANMSCNSSRTIGPRTEIVDNLRAQDPDVLFFGGDQTYRHTEHTAGWIEFGLQFRDIIRDRPTVCIPDDHDVGHPNLWGEEGGQSHIEGDADGGYRYPVAYVNQVQRQQSWHLPDAPDPAPVNRDISVYFTRMTVGGIDFAILEDRKFKTGPAGMIPQMGPRPDHINDPSYDPKSIDLPGLELLGPRQEKFLHEWSQDYSGGAEMKCVLSATAFCGAVHMHGGPNSRLLADLDCNGWPQSGRNRALREIRRAWAPHLCGDQHLAVVVKHGIETFGDGPFGFTSPALVNTIYGRWWHPLDEQAGPNPVPNSPLPWTGDFKDGLGNPISMLAYANPENIQNEQQRADGYGLIRFDKKSRKITFECWPRFSKVSEGDKAQFPGWPVTIALDANDGRAIQGWLPELIFEGVENPVVQVIEEATGDILYAVRVQGTRFQPRVYSTGKHTVKVGRDRPDAQSMEGLEPRPKDMAGSRQVKF